Proteins co-encoded in one Bemisia tabaci chromosome 9, PGI_BMITA_v3 genomic window:
- the inaF-D gene encoding uncharacterized protein inaF-D, with the protein MEENPRKSFSPIRDAPSCVMLAGEEAKDKLYEPKNKKKLVRVLTVIAYMFSVSLAAIMLSLYYMFLWSPRNETAASQVVYPPCQIPDPIVMERLSKQIKQQQGPVVITAEARPTTSPIEKQSTKKINSSNHHKHQKNKLPEHTDDEFEMAKIESSYSDIKHDHQSTND; encoded by the exons ATGGAGGAGAACCCGCGGAAAAGCTTCTCTCCGATCCGCGACGCGCCGAGCTGCGTGATGCTGGCCGGCGAGGAGGCCAAAGACAAGTTGTACGAGCCGAAGAACAAGAAGAAGCTCGTGCGCGTCTTGACCGTGATCGCGTACATGTTCTCGGTCTCGCTGGCTGCCATCATGCTGTCCCTGTACTACATGTTCCTGTGGTCGCCGCGAAACGAGACCGCAGCCTCCCAGGTCGTGTACCCGCCGTGTCAGATCCCAG ATCCAATTGTGATGGAACGTTTGAGCAAGCAAATAAAACAACAGCAGGGACCGGTGGTCATTACCGCTGAAGCCAGGCCAACAACCTCTCCAATCGAGAAACAGAGTACGAAGAAAATAAACAGCTCCAACCACCACAAGCACCAGAAAAACAAGCTGCCAGAACACACTGATGATGAGTTCGAAATGGCAAAAATCGAATCTTCCTACTCTGATATCAAACACGATCATCAATCAACTAACGACTGA